In Anaerolineales bacterium, one DNA window encodes the following:
- a CDS encoding M50 family metallopeptidase, translated as MNSKTTTDNIMDDTLPGSRPNPLRLQFSDLLWVLAYPVYQILGTLRHEGSHAIAAILQGAKITEFVFWPTMRKQGLYWGYVNYLEETNWLVLAAPYFVDLMTFVLFFAICMRVRFRRKWIWLNLIIIGMISPLVDSLYNYWGSKNSYNDVGRLLVDLPRGTIHGYFILTLIFYVIGIWLVFRKSKSVLGQETGTHRNPNEKSH; from the coding sequence ATGAATTCCAAAACAACGACTGACAACATCATGGACGACACACTTCCAGGATCCAGGCCAAATCCGCTGCGGCTGCAGTTTTCGGATCTGCTGTGGGTGTTAGCCTATCCCGTCTACCAGATTCTCGGGACGCTGCGCCACGAAGGCAGCCACGCCATCGCCGCCATCCTGCAGGGCGCAAAGATCACGGAATTCGTCTTCTGGCCCACCATGCGTAAACAGGGGCTTTATTGGGGTTACGTCAACTACCTCGAAGAAACGAATTGGCTGGTCCTCGCCGCTCCGTACTTCGTGGACCTGATGACGTTTGTCCTTTTCTTTGCTATCTGCATGCGTGTTCGCTTTCGTCGGAAGTGGATCTGGTTGAATCTGATCATCATCGGCATGATATCGCCGCTCGTGGACTCCTTGTACAACTACTGGGGAAGCAAGAACAGCTACAACGATGTGGGCAGGTTGCTCGTCGACCTGCCGCGAGGGACCATCCACGGCTATTTCATACTCACGTTGATCTTCTACGTCATTGGCATTTGGCTGGTGTTTCGGAAGTCGAAATCTGTTCTCGGGCAGGAAACCGGGACGCATCGAAATCCAAACGAAAAGTCACATTAA